A window of Phycobacter azelaicus contains these coding sequences:
- the secD gene encoding protein translocase subunit SecD produces MLQIDLWKRVLIWLVCVAGLLLALPNAFYTRVEQANDAVVAIEMKGETPERLETAAQWPEWMPSGLVNLGLDLRGGAHLLAEVQVEDVYAARMEGFWPEVRNALRPERDTVGSFRLQPGPADQIRVKISKPEGMPRALDVVRGLANPVTTLTGAGATDIEVSAEGDILIVQLTEAERLASDDRTVRQSLEIVRRRIDEVGTREPTIQRQGADRILIQVPGIGSASELKEIIGTTAQLTFNPVVGRGSDPDARAGVGNKVLPSLDEEGTYYTVEAAPVVTGEDLVDAQPSYDQNGRPAVTFRFNTSGARRFGDYTAENIGSPFAIVLDDEVVSAPVIQAHISGGSGIITGNFTIEESTNLAVLLRAGALPAGLEFLEERTIGPELGQDSIDAGKIATIVAFVAVLVFMTLSYGLFGIFANIALMLNVALIFGALSLIGGTLTLPGIAGIVLTVGMAVDANVLVFERIREELKNGRGPARAIDEGYSKALSAILDANVTTFITAVILFAMGSGPVRGFAITLGLGIMTSVFTAIFVTRLMIIMWFERRRPKKIEV; encoded by the coding sequence ATGCTGCAAATCGATCTCTGGAAGAGGGTGCTGATCTGGCTGGTCTGTGTGGCCGGTCTTTTGCTGGCCCTGCCAAATGCGTTCTACACCCGCGTCGAGCAGGCCAATGATGCTGTCGTCGCCATCGAGATGAAGGGGGAGACCCCTGAGCGCCTTGAGACTGCGGCGCAGTGGCCGGAATGGATGCCCTCCGGGCTGGTCAATCTGGGCCTCGATCTGCGTGGTGGCGCCCATCTTTTGGCCGAGGTCCAGGTCGAGGATGTCTATGCCGCACGTATGGAAGGCTTCTGGCCAGAGGTTCGCAACGCGCTGCGTCCCGAGCGGGACACGGTCGGCAGCTTCCGCCTGCAGCCAGGCCCGGCAGACCAGATTCGCGTCAAGATTTCGAAACCAGAGGGGATGCCTCGGGCACTGGACGTGGTGCGTGGCCTTGCCAATCCGGTGACCACACTGACCGGCGCGGGCGCGACGGATATCGAGGTCTCTGCCGAAGGGGACATCCTCATTGTCCAGCTGACTGAAGCCGAGCGGCTTGCCTCGGATGACCGTACCGTGCGCCAGTCGCTTGAGATCGTGCGCCGCCGGATCGACGAAGTCGGCACGCGTGAGCCGACCATCCAGCGACAGGGCGCCGACCGTATCCTCATTCAGGTGCCCGGCATCGGTTCGGCCTCTGAGCTGAAAGAGATCATCGGCACCACCGCGCAGCTGACCTTCAACCCTGTTGTGGGCCGGGGCAGCGACCCTGACGCTCGCGCCGGGGTTGGCAACAAGGTGCTCCCGTCCTTGGACGAGGAGGGCACCTACTACACCGTCGAAGCCGCTCCTGTGGTGACGGGCGAAGATCTGGTGGATGCGCAGCCCTCGTACGACCAAAACGGCCGCCCCGCCGTGACCTTCCGTTTCAACACCTCCGGTGCGCGGCGCTTTGGCGACTATACAGCCGAAAACATCGGCTCTCCTTTTGCCATTGTCCTCGATGACGAGGTGGTCTCGGCGCCGGTGATCCAGGCGCATATTTCTGGTGGCTCCGGTATTATCACTGGCAATTTCACCATTGAAGAAAGCACCAATCTGGCCGTGCTGCTTAGGGCAGGTGCCTTGCCTGCGGGACTGGAGTTTCTCGAAGAGCGTACCATCGGCCCCGAGCTGGGGCAGGACAGCATTGATGCGGGCAAGATCGCGACCATCGTCGCCTTTGTGGCGGTGTTGGTCTTCATGACCCTGTCCTATGGCCTCTTTGGCATCTTTGCCAATATTGCGCTGATGCTGAACGTGGCGCTGATCTTCGGCGCGCTCAGTCTTATAGGTGGCACCTTGACCTTGCCGGGTATCGCCGGGATCGTTCTTACGGTTGGTATGGCGGTCGACGCCAATGTGCTGGTGTTTGAGAGGATCCGCGAAGAACTCAAGAATGGCCGCGGCCCCGCCCGCGCTATTGACGAAGGCTACTCCAAGGCGCTGAGCGCCATTCTGGATGCCAACGTCACAACCTTCATTACTGCCGTCATCCTGTTTGCCATGGGGTCTGGGCCGGTGCGTGGCTTTGCGATCACCCTTGGACTTGGCATCATGACATCGGTCTTCACGGCGATCTTCGTGACGCGCTTGATGATCATCATGTGGTTCGAACGGCGCCGTCCGAAAAAGATTGAGGTGTAA
- the ccmB gene encoding heme exporter protein CcmB, with product MIALLTRDLRLAVRAGGGFGLGLAFFLIVTVMVPFSVGPNSELLTRIAPGVLWLGALLSCLLSLDRLLALDWEDGSLDLLATAPLPLEAVVSVKALAHWITTGLPLVLAAPVLGVLLNLPEQGFLWLVVSLFLGTPALSVIGTFGAALTVGLKRGGLLMSLLVMPLYVPTLIFGAEVARRGAEGMAVETPLLMLAGISAAVIALLPFASAAVLRINLR from the coding sequence ATGATCGCTCTGCTGACCCGAGATCTGCGCCTTGCGGTACGTGCAGGCGGGGGATTTGGGCTTGGGCTTGCCTTTTTCCTTATCGTGACGGTCATGGTACCCTTTTCCGTGGGGCCGAATTCAGAGCTGTTGACTCGCATCGCACCCGGCGTTTTGTGGCTGGGTGCGCTGCTGTCCTGCCTGTTGTCGCTGGATCGCCTGCTTGCGCTCGATTGGGAGGACGGCTCGTTGGATCTTCTGGCGACCGCTCCCTTGCCTCTGGAGGCGGTGGTGAGCGTAAAGGCGCTCGCGCACTGGATCACCACCGGCCTGCCGCTGGTGCTTGCCGCGCCGGTTCTGGGCGTTCTGCTGAACCTGCCGGAACAGGGGTTTCTTTGGCTTGTCGTCTCGCTGTTCCTGGGCACACCCGCTCTGTCGGTGATCGGCACCTTTGGGGCGGCACTGACTGTGGGGCTGAAGCGGGGCGGGCTTTTGATGTCGCTCCTGGTGATGCCGCTGTATGTGCCGACACTGATCTTCGGCGCCGAGGTGGCCCGGCGCGGCGCCGAGGGCATGGCGGTCGAGACGCCACTGCTCATGCTGGCGGGTATTTCGGCAGCGGTGATCGCGCTATTGCCCTTTGCCAGCGCGGCGGTCTTGCGTATCAATCTGCGCTAG
- the serS gene encoding serine--tRNA ligase, with translation MHDIRAIRENPAAFDAALARRGDAAVSSEVLALDEARRAKIQAAEEAQAAQNKAAKAIGAAKAKGDNDEFERLRSEVAGKKAEVAALQAEAKELDAKLTDMLARLPNSPAEDVPDGADENDNVEVNRWGTPAEFDFTAKEHFEITGVAAAMDFETAAKVSGSRFVFLKGAVARIHRALAQFMIDTHVDENGLTEVNSPVLVRDEAMYGTDKLPKFGEDSYQTTNGWWLVPTSEVPLTYSVADEILDASALPIRMTSHTLCFRSEAGSAGRDTSGMLRQHQFEKVEMVSITHPDESDAEQKRMLACAEGILEKLDVPYRTVVLCTGDMGFGARRTYDIEAWLPGQNAYREISSVSTTGDFQARRMNARFRPEGGGKPEFVHTLNGSGLAVGRCLIAVLENGQQADGSVKLPEALAPYLGGKTTLTTEGALV, from the coding sequence ATGCATGACATCCGCGCGATCCGCGAAAATCCTGCCGCTTTTGACGCCGCTCTGGCGCGGCGTGGGGATGCGGCTGTGTCCTCTGAGGTGCTGGCCCTCGATGAAGCGCGCCGGGCCAAGATCCAGGCCGCCGAAGAGGCGCAGGCCGCCCAGAACAAGGCCGCCAAGGCCATTGGCGCGGCCAAGGCCAAGGGTGACAATGACGAATTCGAACGCCTGCGCAGTGAAGTGGCTGGCAAGAAGGCCGAAGTTGCCGCCCTTCAGGCCGAGGCCAAGGAGCTGGACGCGAAGCTCACAGACATGCTGGCCCGCCTGCCCAACAGCCCCGCCGAGGATGTGCCGGATGGCGCAGACGAGAATGACAATGTAGAAGTGAACCGCTGGGGCACGCCTGCAGAGTTTGATTTCACCGCCAAGGAGCATTTCGAGATCACCGGCGTCGCTGCCGCCATGGATTTTGAAACCGCCGCCAAGGTTTCCGGCTCGCGCTTTGTGTTTTTGAAAGGTGCCGTTGCCCGCATTCACCGGGCGCTGGCGCAGTTCATGATCGACACCCATGTGGATGAAAACGGCCTGACCGAAGTGAACTCTCCCGTTCTGGTACGGGACGAGGCCATGTACGGCACCGACAAGCTGCCCAAATTTGGTGAGGACAGCTATCAGACCACCAATGGCTGGTGGCTGGTCCCGACTTCCGAGGTGCCGCTGACCTATTCCGTCGCCGACGAGATCCTGGACGCCAGCGCCCTGCCCATTCGCATGACCTCGCACACCCTGTGTTTCCGCTCCGAGGCGGGCTCGGCGGGCCGCGATACATCCGGCATGCTGCGTCAGCACCAGTTCGAAAAGGTCGAGATGGTGTCGATCACCCACCCGGACGAATCGGACGCAGAGCAGAAACGCATGCTGGCTTGCGCGGAAGGCATCCTGGAAAAGCTGGATGTGCCCTACCGCACCGTGGTCCTGTGCACCGGAGACATGGGGTTCGGCGCGCGGCGCACCTATGATATCGAAGCCTGGCTGCCGGGGCAAAACGCCTACCGCGAGATTTCCTCGGTCTCGACCACGGGCGATTTTCAGGCCCGCCGCATGAACGCCCGTTTCCGCCCCGAGGGCGGCGGCAAGCCCGAGTTCGTACATACCCTGAACGGATCCGGCCTTGCCGTGGGTCGCTGCCTGATCGCGGTACTGGAAAACGGTCAGCAGGCGGACGGCTCCGTCAAACTGCCCGAAGCTTTGGCCCCTTATCTGGGAGGCAAGACGACTCTGACAACAGAGGGCGCACTCGTCTGA
- the yajC gene encoding preprotein translocase subunit YajC — MDANAIGQFLPLILIFAIMYFLLIRPQQKKMKEHQKMVSDLRRGDQVVTQGGLIGKVAKVKDDNELEVELAEGVKVRVVRSTIAQVLSKTEPAA, encoded by the coding sequence TTGGACGCAAATGCGATTGGCCAGTTTCTCCCGCTTATTCTGATCTTTGCGATCATGTACTTCCTGCTGATCCGCCCGCAGCAGAAGAAGATGAAAGAACACCAGAAAATGGTCTCTGACCTGCGCCGTGGCGATCAGGTTGTGACTCAGGGTGGGCTGATCGGCAAGGTCGCCAAGGTGAAGGATGACAACGAGCTTGAGGTGGAACTGGCTGAAGGCGTGAAGGTGCGTGTTGTGCGCTCCACCATCGCACAGGTCCTGTCCAAGACCGAGCCGGCAGCCTAA
- the der gene encoding ribosome biogenesis GTPase Der → MSFTLAIVGRPNVGKSTLFNRLVGKKLALVDDQPGVTRDLREGEARLGDLRFTVIDTAGLEDATDNSLEGRMRRLTERAVDMADICLFMIDARTGVTPVDEMFAEILRKKSAHVILAANKSEGAAADAGVLEAYGLGLGEPIRLSGEHGEGMNELYSELLPISEKFEQTAEDHAPSIDVSVDADLSDEEAEQAAPVPTVDKPLQVAVVGRPNAGKSTLINKILGEDRLLTGPEAGITRDAISLQIDWAGTPMRVFDTAGMRKKAKVQEKLEKLSVSDGLRAVKFAEVVVVLLDAEIPFEQQDLRIADLAEREGRAVVVAVNKWDVEDNKQEKLKNLKEAFARLLPQLRGAPLVTVSAKTGKGLDRLHDAILRAYEIWNRRVPTAALNRWLTGMLEQHPPPAPQGKRIKLRYMTQAKTRPPGFVVMCSHPDKIPASYTRYLVNGLRQDFDMPGTPIRLTMRGQGDQNPYKGKKKAAPSKLRKHLQGRRD, encoded by the coding sequence ATGTCCTTTACCCTCGCTATCGTGGGCCGCCCCAATGTGGGCAAGTCCACCCTTTTCAACCGCCTTGTTGGCAAGAAACTGGCTCTGGTCGATGACCAGCCGGGGGTGACGCGCGACCTGCGCGAGGGTGAGGCGCGCCTTGGGGACCTGCGGTTCACGGTGATCGACACCGCAGGTCTGGAAGATGCTACTGACAATTCGCTTGAAGGGCGCATGCGCCGCCTGACCGAACGCGCAGTGGACATGGCCGATATTTGCCTCTTTATGATCGATGCGCGCACCGGCGTGACCCCGGTGGACGAGATGTTTGCCGAGATTCTGCGCAAGAAATCCGCACATGTCATTCTGGCTGCAAACAAATCCGAGGGCGCGGCTGCCGATGCGGGCGTGCTGGAAGCCTATGGTCTGGGCCTTGGTGAGCCGATCCGCCTGTCGGGCGAGCATGGTGAGGGCATGAACGAGCTTTATTCTGAGCTTTTGCCCATCTCCGAGAAGTTCGAGCAAACCGCCGAGGATCATGCGCCGAGCATCGATGTGAGCGTAGACGCGGATCTGAGCGACGAAGAGGCCGAACAGGCCGCACCGGTTCCGACCGTGGACAAGCCCTTGCAGGTGGCGGTGGTGGGACGCCCGAATGCGGGCAAGTCAACACTGATCAACAAGATCCTTGGCGAGGACCGCCTGCTGACCGGCCCCGAGGCCGGGATCACCCGCGATGCGATTTCCCTGCAGATCGATTGGGCTGGCACCCCGATGCGTGTCTTTGACACAGCGGGTATGCGCAAAAAGGCCAAGGTACAGGAAAAGCTGGAAAAGCTATCCGTCTCGGATGGCCTGCGCGCGGTGAAATTCGCCGAGGTGGTCGTGGTGCTGCTGGACGCGGAGATTCCATTCGAGCAGCAGGATTTGCGTATCGCGGACCTGGCTGAGCGCGAAGGGCGTGCTGTGGTCGTCGCCGTCAACAAATGGGACGTCGAAGACAACAAGCAGGAAAAGCTGAAGAACCTGAAAGAGGCCTTTGCCCGCCTGCTGCCGCAGCTGCGCGGTGCTCCGCTGGTGACGGTTTCGGCCAAGACCGGCAAGGGGCTTGACCGGCTGCATGACGCCATCCTGCGTGCCTATGAGATCTGGAACCGCCGGGTGCCCACAGCGGCGCTCAATCGCTGGCTCACGGGCATGCTTGAGCAGCACCCGCCGCCTGCGCCGCAAGGCAAGCGGATCAAGCTGCGTTACATGACACAGGCAAAGACACGCCCGCCGGGATTTGTCGTCATGTGCTCGCATCCGGACAAGATCCCGGCCAGCTATACCCGGTATCTGGTCAACGGTCTGAGGCAAGACTTTGATATGCCGGGAACGCCGATCCGTCTTACGATGCGGGGGCAGGGCGATCAGAACCCTTACAAGGGCAAGAAAAAGGCAGCGCCGTCCAAGCTGCGTAAGCACCTTCAGGGACGCCGGGACTGA
- a CDS encoding helix-hairpin-helix domain-containing protein yields MTAIRELPGVGPVLEKSLKAQGVMSVEDVEATSVENLAGVSGIGHARAARLHQAAKDLLGPAPVPKRKPAPKSKARAKAPAKPEAAKTEAAEPSSRESEDQLNAALAVAEAARLAAEEKAAKAKIKARKAAKKAEALTLEMAEARIKAKEKAKRVKAKARKAIEREKAKAAAILAEKHGEAAEKPAKSKSGKGKSAKSKSSKKKAKKA; encoded by the coding sequence ATGACGGCTATTCGTGAGCTTCCCGGGGTAGGCCCCGTTTTGGAAAAGTCGCTCAAAGCGCAAGGCGTAATGTCGGTCGAGGACGTCGAGGCGACAAGCGTCGAGAATCTCGCCGGGGTTTCGGGAATAGGCCACGCACGCGCTGCGCGGCTTCATCAAGCTGCCAAAGACCTGTTGGGCCCCGCTCCTGTGCCAAAGCGGAAACCCGCGCCAAAATCAAAGGCCCGTGCAAAGGCCCCTGCGAAACCTGAGGCGGCGAAAACTGAGGCTGCGGAGCCTTCTTCCAGGGAGAGTGAAGACCAACTGAATGCCGCGCTTGCGGTCGCCGAGGCTGCAAGGCTCGCTGCTGAGGAAAAAGCAGCAAAGGCAAAGATCAAGGCCCGCAAGGCGGCAAAGAAGGCCGAGGCTCTGACGCTGGAGATGGCAGAGGCGCGGATCAAGGCCAAGGAAAAGGCAAAGCGCGTCAAGGCCAAGGCTCGAAAGGCGATTGAGCGGGAAAAGGCGAAGGCAGCCGCAATTCTGGCTGAGAAGCACGGCGAGGCGGCCGAAAAACCTGCCAAGTCCAAATCGGGCAAGGGCAAATCAGCCAAATCCAAGTCCTCCAAGAAAAAGGCCAAGAAAGCGTGA
- the ccmA gene encoding heme ABC exporter ATP-binding protein CcmA, giving the protein MTLNVTDLAIARGGLPVLEGLSFQLEPGRALILRGPNGIGKTTLLRTIAGLQPPLSGHIEGAEDRVAYAAHSDGLKQALSVTENLTFWAKVFGTASIVPALKAFDLMGLKDRPAGALSAGQKRRLGLSRMLVTERPIWVMDEPTVSLDTRAVAMFADAVRAHLGQGGSALIATHIDLGLDEAQVLDAGAYKAALPALDDFDEGFL; this is encoded by the coding sequence ATGACATTGAATGTAACCGATCTTGCGATCGCGCGCGGCGGTCTGCCGGTGCTGGAGGGGCTGAGTTTTCAGCTCGAGCCGGGCCGCGCCTTGATCCTGCGTGGCCCCAACGGGATCGGGAAAACCACGCTCCTGCGCACCATTGCCGGGCTTCAGCCACCTTTGTCGGGTCACATCGAAGGCGCCGAGGACAGGGTTGCCTATGCAGCGCATTCTGATGGGCTGAAACAGGCGCTGAGCGTGACCGAGAACCTGACCTTCTGGGCCAAGGTGTTTGGCACCGCTTCGATAGTGCCTGCGCTCAAGGCATTTGATCTGATGGGGCTCAAGGATCGACCGGCGGGGGCGCTTTCGGCTGGGCAGAAACGCCGCCTTGGCCTTTCCCGGATGCTTGTGACGGAACGCCCTATCTGGGTAATGGATGAGCCTACGGTGAGCCTTGATACCCGAGCTGTCGCGATGTTCGCAGATGCGGTGCGTGCGCATCTCGGGCAGGGCGGATCGGCCCTGATTGCCACGCATATCGACCTTGGTCTTGATGAGGCGCAGGTGCTGGATGCAGGTGCCTACAAGGCTGCGCTGCCTGCGCTGGATGATTTCGACGAGGGCTTCTTATGA
- a CDS encoding Mth938-like domain-containing protein, translating into MRLNEVTYSDAVPVDGYGEGFFRIGGEVHQGAVLTCAKGTSAWGGYGDAEALLSLAEDVDVLFIGTGAEVAHIPADLRRSLEGAGIGVETMNSPAACRTYNVLLSEGRRIALAALPV; encoded by the coding sequence ATGCGCCTCAATGAAGTGACCTATTCGGATGCCGTGCCGGTTGATGGCTACGGGGAGGGTTTTTTTCGCATCGGCGGCGAGGTCCACCAGGGCGCCGTGCTGACCTGTGCCAAGGGCACCTCGGCCTGGGGAGGATACGGCGACGCAGAGGCGCTTCTGTCTTTGGCCGAAGACGTAGACGTGCTGTTCATTGGGACCGGGGCCGAGGTGGCCCATATCCCGGCCGATCTGCGCCGCAGCCTTGAAGGAGCAGGCATTGGGGTGGAAACGATGAACTCCCCCGCAGCCTGCCGCACCTATAATGTGCTCCTGTCCGAGGGGCGGCGGATTGCATTGGCCGCTCTGCCCGTATGA
- the secF gene encoding protein translocase subunit SecF: MRLRLVPESTSFDFFKHWKRWLGLSAFMMVVGFASFLFQGLNFGIDFRGGTTIRTESTQEIDVGAYRDAMSPLGLGDISITEVFDPTFEEDQHVAMIRIQAQEDGEAISGEVIEELNSALRTVAPDIKFVSVESVGPKVSGELVQTAIIAVILAIGAVLVYIWLRFEWQFALGAVAALVHDVVLTIGIFSELQIKFDLAIIAALLTIVGYSLNDTVVVFDRVRENLRRYKKKSLAEVLNLSINETLSRTVMTSITTLIALISLYVLGGDVIRGFVFAMIWGVIVGTYSSVFVASTILLWLGVKRDWSKPTTPTGNQFANIDA, translated from the coding sequence ATGCGGCTCAGACTTGTTCCCGAAAGTACCTCTTTCGACTTCTTCAAGCACTGGAAACGCTGGCTGGGCCTGTCGGCTTTCATGATGGTGGTCGGATTTGCCTCCTTCCTGTTCCAGGGGTTGAACTTCGGCATCGATTTCCGGGGCGGCACCACGATCCGGACCGAAAGCACCCAGGAAATCGATGTCGGTGCCTATCGTGATGCGATGAGCCCGCTTGGCCTTGGCGACATCTCCATCACCGAGGTGTTTGATCCCACCTTCGAGGAGGATCAGCACGTTGCGATGATCCGCATCCAGGCGCAGGAAGACGGCGAGGCAATCTCCGGCGAGGTGATCGAAGAACTGAACTCTGCGCTGCGCACTGTCGCACCTGATATCAAGTTCGTTTCGGTCGAATCTGTCGGCCCCAAGGTATCTGGCGAGCTGGTACAGACGGCCATCATTGCCGTGATTCTCGCGATTGGGGCGGTGCTGGTCTACATCTGGCTGCGGTTCGAGTGGCAGTTCGCGCTCGGCGCGGTTGCCGCCTTGGTGCATGACGTGGTGTTGACGATTGGCATTTTCTCCGAGCTTCAGATCAAGTTCGATCTGGCGATCATCGCGGCATTGCTGACAATCGTCGGCTATTCCCTGAACGATACCGTGGTTGTCTTTGACCGCGTCCGCGAAAATCTGCGCCGCTATAAGAAAAAATCCCTTGCAGAGGTGTTGAACCTTTCGATCAACGAAACTCTGAGCCGGACCGTGATGACCTCGATCACAACGCTGATCGCGCTGATCTCGCTTTATGTGCTGGGGGGGGACGTGATCCGCGGTTTTGTCTTTGCGATGATCTGGGGCGTTATCGTCGGGACTTATTCCTCGGTCTTCGTGGCCTCAACGATCCTGTTGTGGCTGGGAGTGAAGCGTGACTGGTCCAAGCCGACGACGCCCACCGGCAACCAATTTGCCAATATCGACGCCTAA
- a CDS encoding PQQ-like beta-propeller repeat protein — MTSAGGINGGGVRWRALVCSAALGALLSACAEPEIILQGQREDIRTDANSEVANQSKPISLPRQTVNATWAQTHGLQAQRTTHPALSAAPQLAWVTSIGEGDARRQRITARPVVADGKIFTLDSAAQVSAVSPSGQVLWQSDLIPSREGAGQATGGGMAFDKGVLYISSGYGVLTALDATSGKQIWRQELEATGSGDPIVRDGLVYLVAGDDTGWAVHTSDGRIAWQVEGAPSPSNVLGAPAPVIAGDYVIFAFGSGDLVASFKRGGVRRWNASVAGQRVGTTLARISDVTGAPVVVGKRAFVGNHSGRTVAIDTDNGDRIWTANEGAIGPVWPVGGSLFQISDRNQLLRLDAASGAVIWAVDLPGYLKDKPGKRGEVVAHYGPIVAGGQVVVVSNDGQMRLFDPRDGSLARTVEVPGGATTDPVVAGNTLYVVSSKGDLLAFR; from the coding sequence ATGACGTCAGCTGGTGGTATCAATGGTGGCGGGGTGCGCTGGCGGGCGCTGGTCTGCTCAGCGGCCCTGGGGGCGCTGTTGTCGGCATGCGCGGAGCCCGAGATAATTCTGCAGGGCCAGCGTGAGGACATCCGCACCGACGCTAATTCCGAAGTCGCAAACCAGTCAAAGCCGATTTCACTACCGCGGCAGACCGTGAACGCGACCTGGGCGCAGACCCACGGTCTGCAGGCGCAGCGCACGACGCATCCGGCGCTGAGTGCGGCGCCTCAGTTGGCCTGGGTCACGTCGATCGGCGAAGGAGACGCCCGCCGCCAGCGGATCACCGCACGTCCCGTCGTTGCGGATGGCAAGATCTTTACACTCGACAGCGCCGCGCAGGTTTCTGCGGTGTCGCCATCGGGCCAGGTTCTGTGGCAGTCTGACCTGATCCCCTCGCGTGAGGGCGCAGGCCAGGCAACCGGCGGTGGTATGGCCTTTGACAAGGGGGTCCTCTACATCTCTTCCGGCTATGGCGTTCTGACGGCCCTGGATGCGACCAGCGGCAAGCAGATCTGGCGTCAGGAGCTGGAGGCGACCGGATCCGGGGATCCGATCGTGCGCGATGGTCTGGTGTACCTGGTGGCCGGTGATGATACCGGCTGGGCCGTGCATACGTCGGACGGTCGGATTGCCTGGCAGGTTGAAGGTGCGCCAAGCCCGTCGAACGTGCTGGGGGCTCCGGCACCCGTGATCGCAGGAGATTACGTGATCTTTGCCTTTGGTTCGGGTGATCTGGTTGCCAGCTTCAAACGGGGCGGCGTACGGCGCTGGAATGCGTCGGTTGCGGGGCAGCGGGTTGGCACGACACTTGCGCGGATCAGCGATGTGACCGGAGCACCAGTGGTGGTGGGCAAACGTGCGTTTGTGGGAAATCACTCGGGACGCACGGTGGCGATCGATACGGATAACGGCGACCGGATCTGGACGGCAAACGAGGGGGCCATCGGTCCCGTCTGGCCCGTAGGCGGGAGTCTTTTCCAGATCAGTGACCGCAATCAACTGTTGCGCCTTGATGCGGCCAGCGGCGCGGTGATCTGGGCTGTGGATCTGCCCGGCTATCTCAAGGACAAGCCCGGCAAACGGGGCGAGGTGGTTGCACATTACGGCCCGATCGTTGCCGGAGGGCAGGTCGTTGTGGTCTCCAATGATGGTCAGATGCGTCTGTTCGACCCGCGCGATGGTAGCCTTGCGCGCACGGTCGAAGTGCCGGGAGGGGCAACAACCGACCCGGTCGTTGCGGGCAATACACTCTATGTAGTGTCCTCCAAAGGGGATCTGCTTGCCTTCCGATAA
- a CDS encoding fatty acid desaturase: MDLRAYTRDYTKKDNRLASLSYFGTFAVYFLSLYLAIAYAHHWYVLLPAGVVFAFAAVRLYVLQHDTGHHSLFETRRQNEIAGHVLSPFTFAPFEVMKQNHNLHHANIGNLEHRETGEIHTMTLREWQEAGFWERLTYRLYRNPLVLVPIGSAFTYFIRYRWPKNTTRFGVVGVLLHNVVIIALISLLYYLAGATGVLVWFVFSFLGGMIGVFLVYLQHNFEDTYWDRRPDLNPQVAALQGSSCLDFGWFFDFAVANITLHDIHHFNARIPSYRLRQCHYNLPPEVAPRRISFGEALRALSLKLWDEDEKRLVPFPA, encoded by the coding sequence ATGGACCTGAGAGCTTACACGCGTGATTATACGAAAAAGGACAACAGACTGGCGTCCTTGAGCTATTTCGGCACCTTCGCGGTGTATTTCCTGTCGCTGTATCTCGCGATTGCATACGCCCATCACTGGTATGTCCTGCTACCTGCGGGCGTCGTCTTTGCTTTTGCTGCTGTGCGGCTTTACGTCCTGCAACACGACACAGGGCATCACTCCCTTTTCGAAACCCGCCGACAGAATGAAATCGCAGGTCATGTACTCTCGCCTTTCACCTTTGCGCCATTCGAGGTGATGAAGCAGAACCACAATCTGCATCATGCCAACATCGGCAACCTTGAGCATCGCGAGACGGGCGAGATTCACACTATGACTCTGCGCGAATGGCAGGAGGCCGGGTTTTGGGAGCGGCTTACATATCGGCTCTATCGTAATCCGCTGGTTCTGGTCCCCATCGGGTCAGCCTTCACCTATTTCATTCGCTATCGCTGGCCCAAGAATACCACCCGGTTCGGGGTTGTCGGCGTTCTGCTGCATAATGTTGTGATCATCGCATTGATCTCCCTGCTTTATTACCTGGCCGGGGCTACTGGTGTGCTGGTGTGGTTTGTCTTTTCCTTTCTCGGGGGCATGATCGGTGTCTTTCTGGTGTATCTGCAGCATAACTTCGAGGATACCTACTGGGATCGCCGCCCGGATCTGAACCCGCAGGTGGCGGCGCTGCAGGGCTCCTCCTGCCTTGATTTCGGATGGTTCTTCGATTTCGCCGTGGCCAATATCACGCTGCATGACATCCACCATTTCAATGCGCGCATTCCGAGCTACCGGTTGCGCCAGTGCCACTACAACCTGCCGCCCGAGGTGGCGCCGCGCCGCATTTCGTTTGGAGAGGCGCTGCGGGCGCTGTCCTTGAAACTCTGGGACGAAGACGAAAAACGGCTTGTACCCTTCCCGGCCTAG